A section of the Castanea sativa cultivar Marrone di Chiusa Pesio chromosome 12, ASM4071231v1 genome encodes:
- the LOC142618934 gene encoding pyridoxal reductase, chloroplastic, whose protein sequence is MGFFTSTPTAYFNSFSPLNEISLPSSPFKPLKLPPYWPWQKVKIGPLSVSPMGFGTWAWGNQLLWGYQESMDTELQQTFNLAVDNGINLFDTADSYGTGRLNGQSEKLLGKFIREYQGQKRVQNEIVIATKFAAYPWRLTSGQFVNACKASLDRMQIEQIGIGQLHWSTANYAPLQELALWDGLVAMYEKGLVQAVGVSNYGPKQLVKIYEYLKDRGVPLCSAQVQFSLLSMGQDQLEIKNICDSLGIRLIAYSPLGLGMLTGKYTPSKLPRGPRAFLFRQILPGLEPLLSSLREIAQKRRKTVPQVAINWCICMGAIPIPGVKTIKQAEENLGALGWQLSSGELLQLENAALESPQRMIQNIFQTR, encoded by the exons ATGGGTTTCTTTACCTCAACACCCACAGCCTATTTCAACTCTTTCAGCCCTCTAAATGAAATTTCCCTTCCTTCCTCACCATTTAAGCCCCTCAAACTCCCTCCCTATTGGCCATGGCAAAAG GTGAAGATAGGCCCACTTAGTGTGTCACCAATGGGGTTTGGAACTTGGGCATGGGGCAACCAGCTTCTATGGGGGTACCAGGAATCAATGGACACTGAGCTTCAACAAACTTTCAATTTAGCTGTGGACAATGGTATCAATCTCTTTGATACAGCTGATTCTTATGGGACTGGCAGGTTAAATGGGCAGAGTGAAAAGCTTCTTGGGAAGTTCATCAGGGAGTATCAAG GTCAAAAGCGGGTGCAGAATGAAATTGTGATTGCTACAAAGTTTGCGGCATATCCATGGCGCTTAACTTCAGGGCAGTTCGTGAATGCTTGCAA GGCCTCTCTAGATCGGATGCAGATTGAGCAAATTGGAATAGGACAATTGCACTGGTCAACTGCAAATTATGCTCCTTTGCAGGAGTTAGCTCTCTGGGATGGTTTAGTGGCAATGTACGAGAAG GGTTTAGTTCAAGCAGTTGGGGTAAGCAACTATGGACCAAAGCAGCTCGTAAAGATATATGAATACCTGAAAGACCGGGGAGTCCCGTTATGCTCAGCCCAG GTGCAATTTTCTTTGCTAAGCATGGGACAAGATCAGTTGGAGATCAAGAATATATGTGATTCTCTAGGCATCCGCTTGATTGCTTATAGTCCATTAGGGCTTGGAATGCTTACCGGAAAATATACACCCTCCAAACTTCCACGTGGACCTCG GGCCTTTCTTTTCAGGCAAATTCTTCCAGGATTGGAGCCTTTGTTGAGTTCACTAAGAGAAATTGCACAAAAGAGGCGCAAAACTGTACCACAA GTTGCTATAAACTGGTGCATCTGCATGGGTGCCATTCCAATACCTGGAGTTAAGACCATAAAACAGGCAGAAGAAAATTTGGGTGCTCTTGGATGGCAACTCAGTTCAGGCGAGTTACTACAGTTAGAAAATGCAGCTCTTGAGTCTCCCCAGAGGATGATCCAGAACATTTTTCAGACAAG ATAA